Proteins encoded in a region of the Pseudomonas sp. PDNC002 genome:
- a CDS encoding DUF1329 domain-containing protein gives MNNKQWLQAGCLTLSLLAGQVMAAVGADQAARLGNELTPIGAEKSANADGSIPAWTGGLAPNAGKADAGGFLADPYAADKPLFTITAQTASQYKDKLTPGQLAMFQRFPDTYRIPVYPSHRSASYPPAVIDAAKKNATTTSLAEGGNGLTNFSMTIPFPIPQNGLEVIWNHVTRYRGDAMLRTTAQMNPQTNGDYTISYMKEQFAFPFGLKDYDPAKMNNILYYFRQEILSPPRRAGSVMLVLETIDQVKEPRMAWMYNAGQRRVRRAPQVGYDSPGAEGMRTYDDFDMFNGAPDRYDWKLVGKKELYIPYNSFALDSPTLKYDDIVKPGHLNPDHTRYELHRVWHVVATLKPGQRHIYSKRDLYIDEDSWQIAEADAYDGRGSLWRVSEGHARPFYDQQFTWLTAETHYDVLSGRYTVSGLRNEEKSSYDFAVKSSSNDFTPNALRATGIR, from the coding sequence ATGAACAACAAGCAATGGTTGCAGGCCGGCTGCCTGACCCTGAGCCTGCTCGCCGGGCAAGTGATGGCCGCGGTGGGCGCCGACCAGGCCGCGCGCCTGGGCAATGAACTCACCCCCATCGGCGCCGAGAAATCCGCCAATGCCGACGGCAGCATCCCGGCCTGGACCGGTGGCCTGGCGCCGAACGCCGGCAAAGCCGACGCCGGCGGTTTCCTCGCCGATCCCTACGCGGCGGACAAGCCGCTGTTCACCATCACCGCGCAGACCGCCAGCCAGTACAAGGACAAGCTGACGCCCGGCCAGTTGGCGATGTTCCAGCGCTTCCCCGACACCTACCGCATTCCGGTCTACCCCAGCCACCGCAGCGCGAGCTATCCGCCAGCGGTGATCGACGCGGCGAAGAAGAACGCTACCACCACCTCGTTGGCGGAGGGCGGCAACGGGCTGACCAACTTCAGCATGACCATCCCGTTCCCGATTCCGCAGAACGGCCTCGAAGTCATCTGGAACCACGTCACCCGCTACCGCGGCGACGCCATGCTGCGCACCACCGCGCAGATGAACCCGCAGACCAACGGCGACTACACCATCAGCTACATGAAGGAGCAGTTCGCCTTCCCGTTCGGGCTCAAGGACTACGACCCGGCGAAGATGAACAACATCCTTTATTACTTCCGCCAGGAAATCCTCTCGCCGCCGCGTCGCGCGGGCAGCGTGATGCTGGTGCTGGAGACCATCGACCAGGTCAAGGAGCCGCGCATGGCCTGGATGTACAACGCCGGCCAGCGCCGCGTGCGCCGCGCCCCGCAGGTGGGTTACGACAGCCCCGGCGCGGAAGGCATGCGTACCTACGACGACTTTGACATGTTCAACGGCGCGCCGGATCGCTATGACTGGAAGCTGGTCGGCAAGAAGGAGTTGTACATCCCGTACAACAGCTTCGCACTCGACTCGCCGACGCTGAAGTACGACGACATCGTCAAGCCCGGCCACCTGAACCCGGACCATACCCGCTACGAGCTGCACCGCGTCTGGCACGTGGTGGCGACCCTGAAGCCGGGCCAGCGCCACATCTACAGCAAGCGTGACCTGTACATCGACGAGGACAGCTGGCAGATCGCCGAGGCCGACGCCTACGACGGCCGGGGCAGCCTCTGGCGTGTGTCCGAGGGCCATGCGCGGCCGTTCTACGATCAGCAGTTCACTTGGCTGACGGCGGAGACCCACTACGACGTGCTGTCCGGACGCTACACGGTCTCCGGCCTGCGCAACGAGGAGAAGAGCAGCTACGACTTCGCGGTGAAGTCCAGCAGCAACGACTTCACCCCCAACGCTTTGCGCGCCACGGGTATCCGCTAA
- a CDS encoding DUF1302 domain-containing protein, whose translation MKRTITGAAGFKPHALALATSMALGGASSAQAVSFNVGEIEGRFDSTLSIGASWAMDSPDKKFIGTRNGGTASSQTSDDGRLNFKKGETFSKIFKGLHDLELKYGDSGLFLRGKYWYDFELKNEHRPLYDIDDNGRDMAARSSGAELLDAFIYHNYDFRDLPGTVRLGRQVVSWGESTFIQNGINSINPVDVAALRRPGSEVKEALIPVSMLYFNQGLTDTLSMEAFYQLEWEKTVPDNCGIFFGSDVAAKGCDINMAVNGSDFDRDIDGTGIKGGYGYVPRTRDHDARDGGQFGVALRWMVNDTEFSAYAMNYHSRTPTSNWVVGKGALADPVGGLIGQGGRSTASWYLDYPEDIRLYGLGFNTTWGSTAVQGEISYRPNMPMGINSSDVSGAATLGSASTNTMVNAGLPIFASGWADSSYGSLIQGYKRLPYTQAQMTFTNTFDQIPVIGAERLTLVGEIGFGHIDDLGSTDGSDLRFGRSSVYGNGELASAGSSSLLGLSGNALCEKVVNTANPGQCNDKGFYTQNSWGYRLRAGLEYNDLIGGISLRPNLAFSHDVEGYGPTFNEGDKSVSVGVDAEYLSRYTASISYTDYFGGDYNVNTDRDFLAVSLGVSF comes from the coding sequence ATGAAAAGAACAATAACCGGCGCCGCAGGCTTCAAGCCGCACGCGCTGGCGCTGGCGACCAGCATGGCCCTTGGCGGGGCATCTTCGGCTCAGGCAGTGAGCTTCAACGTGGGGGAAATCGAGGGTCGCTTCGACTCGACCCTGTCCATCGGCGCGAGCTGGGCGATGGACAGCCCGGACAAGAAATTCATCGGCACCCGCAACGGCGGAACGGCATCCAGCCAGACCTCCGACGATGGCCGCCTGAACTTCAAGAAGGGCGAGACTTTCTCCAAGATCTTCAAGGGCCTGCACGACCTGGAGCTGAAGTACGGCGACAGCGGCCTGTTCCTGCGTGGCAAGTACTGGTACGACTTCGAGCTGAAGAACGAGCACCGCCCACTCTACGACATCGACGACAACGGCCGCGACATGGCGGCGCGCTCGTCCGGCGCCGAGCTGCTCGATGCCTTCATCTACCACAACTACGACTTCCGCGATCTGCCCGGCACAGTCCGCCTGGGTCGCCAGGTGGTGAGCTGGGGCGAGAGTACCTTCATCCAGAACGGTATCAACTCGATCAACCCGGTGGACGTCGCCGCGCTGCGCCGTCCGGGCTCCGAGGTGAAGGAAGCGCTGATCCCGGTGAGCATGCTGTATTTCAACCAGGGGCTGACCGACACCCTGTCCATGGAAGCCTTCTACCAGCTCGAATGGGAGAAGACCGTGCCGGACAACTGCGGCATCTTCTTCGGTAGCGACGTGGCGGCCAAGGGCTGCGACATCAACATGGCGGTGAACGGCAGCGACTTCGACCGCGACATCGACGGCACCGGCATCAAGGGCGGCTACGGCTACGTGCCGCGCACCCGCGACCATGACGCCCGCGACGGCGGCCAGTTCGGCGTGGCGTTGCGCTGGATGGTCAACGACACCGAGTTCTCGGCCTACGCGATGAACTACCACAGCCGCACCCCGACCAGTAACTGGGTGGTGGGCAAGGGCGCGCTGGCCGACCCGGTGGGCGGCCTGATCGGGCAGGGCGGGCGCAGCACCGCCAGTTGGTACCTGGATTATCCGGAAGACATTCGCCTCTACGGCCTGGGCTTCAACACCACCTGGGGCAGCACCGCGGTGCAGGGCGAGATCAGCTACCGGCCGAACATGCCGATGGGCATCAACTCCAGCGACGTCTCGGGCGCTGCCACCCTCGGCTCGGCGTCCACCAATACGATGGTCAACGCCGGCTTGCCGATCTTCGCCAGCGGCTGGGCGGATTCGAGCTACGGCTCGTTGATCCAGGGCTATAAGCGCCTGCCCTACACCCAGGCACAGATGACCTTCACCAACACCTTCGACCAGATCCCGGTGATCGGCGCCGAACGCCTGACCTTGGTGGGCGAAATCGGCTTTGGCCATATCGACGACCTGGGTTCCACCGATGGCTCCGACCTGCGCTTCGGCCGCAGCAGCGTGTATGGCAACGGTGAGCTGGCCAGCGCCGGTAGCTCTTCGCTGCTGGGCCTGTCGGGTAACGCGCTGTGCGAGAAGGTGGTGAACACCGCCAACCCTGGGCAGTGCAACGACAAAGGCTTCTACACCCAGAACTCCTGGGGTTATCGCCTGCGCGCGGGCCTTGAGTACAACGACCTCATCGGCGGCATCTCGCTGCGCCCGAACCTGGCGTTCTCCCACGACGTGGAGGGCTACGGCCCGACCTTCAACGAGGGCGACAAGTCGGTGAGCGTCGGCGTCGATGCCGAGTACCTGAGCCGCTACACCGCGAGCATCAGTTACACCGACTACTTCGGCGGTGATTACAACGTCAACACCGACCGCGACTTCCTTGCCGTCAGCCTGGGCGTCAGTTTCTGA
- a CDS encoding CapA family protein has product MKIALTGDSILQRRLNSRDDETLRPLFDLLRGADVSFTNLEVLPNDFQGDAVLESGGSHFGAPSWVLDELVDGGFDLFSTANNHSLDYGIAGLHAAHTQLEKRELLFAGTGRNLEEARRPVYCTKPAGTVSLLACTSTFGKGQEASEQTRDMPGRPGLNPLRYDTVHQLDGTQMEAMRGIIASLGLDRLYQGAVDLGFAHPIPDPSLAVFGPFTPLLFRQGETSRLRTLPRKKDMDDILRWVEEARLMSDVVVLSIHAHELGHDATGEWNLEAAAEFIQPVARRMIDAGVDIVVGHGPHLLRGMEIYNGKPIFYSLGNFIGQNELVERLPADSYDQFRVDRNQTPSKVFLQRTQNDTRSFPSDARFWESLVPVCQFDGRRLTGIELHPVSLGLGEAVHRRGRPRLAEGEHAQAILQRFAALSEPYGTRLSIDGSLARVSL; this is encoded by the coding sequence ATGAAGATTGCGTTGACCGGCGACAGCATCCTGCAGCGCCGCCTGAACAGCCGTGACGACGAAACCCTGCGCCCGCTGTTCGACCTGCTACGCGGCGCCGACGTCAGCTTCACCAACCTGGAAGTGCTGCCCAACGACTTCCAGGGCGACGCGGTGCTGGAAAGCGGCGGCTCGCACTTCGGCGCTCCGTCCTGGGTCCTCGATGAGCTGGTGGACGGCGGCTTCGATCTGTTCTCCACCGCCAACAACCACAGCCTGGACTATGGCATCGCCGGCCTGCACGCCGCCCACACGCAGCTGGAGAAACGCGAACTGTTGTTCGCCGGCACCGGCCGCAACCTCGAGGAAGCGCGCCGCCCGGTGTACTGCACCAAGCCCGCCGGCACCGTCTCGCTGCTGGCCTGCACCTCCACCTTCGGCAAGGGCCAGGAAGCCAGCGAGCAGACCCGCGACATGCCTGGCCGCCCCGGCCTCAACCCACTGCGCTACGACACCGTGCACCAGTTGGACGGCACGCAGATGGAAGCCATGCGCGGGATCATCGCCAGCCTCGGCCTGGACCGCCTTTACCAGGGCGCGGTCGACCTGGGTTTCGCCCACCCGATCCCCGACCCGTCGCTGGCCGTTTTCGGTCCCTTCACCCCGCTGCTGTTCCGCCAGGGCGAGACCTCGCGCCTGCGCACCCTGCCGCGCAAGAAGGACATGGATGACATCCTGCGCTGGGTCGAGGAAGCGCGCCTGATGTCCGACGTGGTAGTGCTGAGCATCCACGCCCACGAACTGGGCCACGACGCCACCGGCGAGTGGAACCTGGAAGCCGCCGCCGAGTTCATCCAGCCGGTGGCGCGGCGCATGATCGACGCCGGCGTCGACATCGTGGTCGGCCACGGCCCGCACCTGCTGCGCGGCATGGAGATCTACAACGGCAAGCCGATCTTCTACAGTCTGGGCAACTTCATTGGCCAGAACGAGCTGGTGGAGCGCCTGCCGGCGGACAGCTACGACCAGTTCCGCGTCGACCGCAACCAGACGCCGTCGAAGGTCTTCCTGCAACGTACCCAGAACGACACCCGCAGCTTCCCCTCCGATGCACGCTTCTGGGAAAGCCTGGTGCCGGTCTGCCAGTTCGATGGCCGCCGTCTCACCGGTATCGAACTGCACCCGGTAAGCCTGGGCCTGGGCGAAGCGGTCCACCGCCGTGGCCGCCCGCGCCTGGCCGAAGGCGAGCACGCACAAGCGATCCTGCAGCGCTTTGCCGCGCTGTCGGAGCCGTACGGGACGCGCCTATCGATTGATGGATCGCTGGCGCGCGTCAGTCTCTGA
- a CDS encoding polysaccharide lyase family 7 protein has protein sequence MTVSIDNLNIALPVGKTPTDTVALEIPGPQALAQYPELVTRLPDGSLQLTAPTRGVASKSVHRTRCEWKEHLYWSLSSATEHANHQLMKVTQVNSAQKVVVAQLHVKDDDSPLLKVFWQKGKLTMGFRQNFNQTTPVNSTVLDNVPLGADFDILILATSSLMLSVQASCNGRTSNVPSMPLDASWAAQVFDFHGGVYNQVDFSETTLATDASVCVIKDLQIRHV, from the coding sequence ATGACCGTGAGTATCGACAACCTCAACATCGCCCTCCCGGTGGGCAAGACCCCGACTGACACCGTGGCCCTCGAGATTCCCGGCCCACAAGCACTGGCGCAGTATCCCGAACTGGTCACACGGTTACCCGATGGCAGCCTGCAGCTGACCGCCCCGACCCGGGGCGTCGCGAGCAAGAGCGTTCACCGTACGCGTTGCGAGTGGAAGGAACACCTCTACTGGAGCCTCTCCAGCGCGACCGAGCACGCGAACCATCAGTTGATGAAGGTCACCCAGGTGAATTCCGCGCAGAAAGTGGTAGTGGCACAGCTGCACGTGAAGGACGACGACAGCCCACTGCTCAAGGTGTTCTGGCAGAAAGGCAAACTGACCATGGGCTTCCGGCAGAACTTCAACCAGACCACCCCGGTCAACAGCACGGTGCTGGACAACGTACCGCTGGGGGCGGACTTCGACATCCTGATCCTCGCCACCTCCAGCCTCATGCTCAGCGTGCAGGCCAGCTGCAACGGGCGCACCTCCAACGTTCCCTCGATGCCGCTGGACGCCAGCTGGGCGGCGCAGGTGTTCGATTTCCATGGCGGGGTCTACAACCAGGTCGACTTCAGCGAGACGACCCTGGCCACCGACGCGTCGGTGTGCGTGATCAAGGACCTGCAGATCCGGCACGTGTGA
- a CDS encoding GNAT family protein, translating to MPALTCPHLIGQHVELLPLRTEHRDALLAAAADGELWNLKVTVVPGPDTVEGYLAKAEKGLEEGTVLPFAILDRRNGKIVGSTRFWKVDRANRKLEIGHTWLALSAQRTPINTEAKLLLLTYAFEELDCVRVQFTTDELNEKSRAAILRLGAVQEGIVRHERIMPDGRKRNSVRFSIIDSEWPEVKARLLERLGRA from the coding sequence ATGCCCGCCCTCACCTGCCCCCATCTCATCGGCCAGCACGTCGAACTCCTCCCCCTGCGCACGGAACACCGCGACGCGCTGCTCGCCGCAGCCGCCGACGGTGAACTCTGGAACCTGAAGGTCACGGTCGTGCCCGGCCCGGACACCGTGGAGGGTTATCTCGCCAAGGCCGAAAAGGGCCTGGAAGAAGGCACTGTCCTGCCCTTCGCCATCCTCGATCGGCGCAACGGAAAGATCGTCGGCAGCACGCGTTTCTGGAAGGTCGACCGCGCCAACCGCAAGCTGGAGATCGGCCACACCTGGCTCGCCCTGTCTGCGCAGCGCACGCCGATCAACACCGAGGCCAAGCTCCTTCTGCTCACCTACGCCTTCGAGGAACTCGACTGCGTGCGCGTGCAGTTCACCACCGACGAGCTGAACGAGAAATCCCGCGCCGCCATCCTGCGACTGGGCGCCGTGCAGGAAGGCATCGTCCGCCACGAACGCATCATGCCCGACGGCCGCAAGCGCAACTCGGTGCGCTTCAGCATCATCGACAGTGAGTGGCCCGAGGTGAAGGCGCGGCTGCTGGAAAGGCTGGGCCGCGCCTAG
- a CDS encoding aldehyde dehydrogenase family protein, with the protein MTDFHSDVPLRFIGPHYQGVATQRRRDIINPADLTPVGRIALCDAEDVDAAIDAANAAQREWKRVDAKSRAAILHQLANAIETDQATQREVARLMTLEMGKPFPEAMGELANCAPIFRYYAEMARDEAGKVAGTTQLGSFQHVRYEPYGVSVHIMPFNFPILLMCWTLAASLAAGNACIVKPAESTTLCTLKFMEHFKVLPAGMVSCVPGDATTAQRLVQSERTHAVAFTGSVAAGKAVAVACAERMKPAVIEAGGSDPMIISRHAPLEVAAAGAVTAAFHLSGQICTSAERFYVVDEVHDEFVARFAERARALRIGHGLERSEIGPMVSEAARAKVIRLVDDAIAKGATLVCGGRIPPQFPVGWYYEPTILTDVTPAMAIFHEECFGPVAAICKVKDFDEAVRLANDSPFGLGASLFSTDLAEAMEAADRLEAGMVWVNNPLIDNDALPFGGWKMSGMGRELGRQGLDAFRRSKMVIIDHQPQIHSWWYPYNDEVFYQG; encoded by the coding sequence ATGACCGACTTCCATAGCGACGTGCCCCTGCGCTTCATCGGCCCCCACTACCAGGGCGTGGCCACGCAGCGCCGGCGCGACATCATCAACCCCGCCGACCTCACACCCGTGGGCCGCATTGCCCTGTGCGATGCCGAGGACGTGGACGCCGCCATCGATGCCGCCAACGCCGCCCAGCGCGAGTGGAAGCGTGTCGATGCGAAATCCCGCGCGGCGATCCTTCACCAGTTGGCCAACGCCATCGAGACCGACCAGGCGACCCAGCGCGAAGTGGCGCGGCTGATGACGCTGGAGATGGGCAAGCCGTTCCCCGAGGCCATGGGCGAGCTGGCCAACTGCGCGCCGATCTTCCGCTACTACGCCGAGATGGCCCGCGATGAAGCGGGCAAGGTAGCCGGCACCACCCAGCTCGGCTCGTTCCAGCATGTGCGCTACGAGCCCTATGGCGTCAGCGTGCACATCATGCCGTTCAACTTCCCCATCCTGCTGATGTGCTGGACCTTGGCCGCCTCGCTGGCCGCGGGCAATGCCTGCATCGTCAAGCCGGCGGAAAGCACCACGCTGTGCACGCTGAAATTCATGGAGCACTTCAAGGTACTGCCGGCGGGCATGGTCAGCTGCGTGCCGGGCGATGCCACTACTGCGCAGCGCCTGGTGCAGTCCGAACGCACCCACGCCGTGGCCTTTACCGGTAGCGTCGCCGCCGGCAAGGCAGTGGCGGTGGCCTGCGCCGAACGGATGAAACCGGCGGTGATCGAGGCCGGCGGCAGCGACCCGATGATCATCTCCCGCCATGCGCCGCTCGAGGTTGCGGCGGCTGGCGCGGTGACCGCAGCCTTCCACCTGAGTGGGCAGATCTGCACCTCCGCGGAGCGTTTCTATGTGGTCGATGAAGTGCACGACGAGTTCGTTGCGCGTTTCGCCGAGCGGGCTCGCGCGCTGCGCATCGGCCATGGGCTGGAGCGTTCCGAGATCGGCCCGATGGTCAGCGAGGCGGCCCGCGCCAAGGTGATTCGCCTGGTGGACGACGCCATCGCCAAGGGTGCCACGCTGGTCTGCGGCGGGCGCATCCCGCCGCAATTCCCGGTGGGCTGGTACTACGAGCCGACCATCCTCACCGACGTCACCCCGGCCATGGCGATCTTCCATGAAGAGTGTTTCGGGCCGGTGGCGGCCATCTGCAAGGTGAAGGATTTCGACGAGGCCGTGCGCCTGGCCAACGATTCACCCTTCGGCCTGGGCGCCTCGCTGTTCTCCACGGACCTGGCCGAAGCCATGGAAGCGGCGGACCGCCTGGAAGCGGGCATGGTCTGGGTGAACAACCCGCTGATCGATAACGATGCGCTGCCGTTCGGCGGCTGGAAGATGTCCGGCATGGGCCGCGAGCTGGGCCGCCAGGGGCTGGACGCGTTCCGTCGCTCGAAGATGGTGATCATCGACCATCAGCCGCAGATTCATTCTTGGTGGTACCCCTACAACGACGAGGTGTTCTACCAGGGTTGA
- a CDS encoding phosphotransferase yields MNLPCETTRAAARETFLVGCGLAGEALTALPADASARRYFRLDDKGLLLMDSPPGAEPLAPYLRVAQLLRDCGLSAPNVMAADRELGLALVEDFGQDTYTRLLAAGHDEMALYRLAVDALVRLHRAGPQAAEGVPAYDSQKLSDEAALFIDWYAPLLVGAQSAAQLRERYLLEFAALWRDVSMRREVLVLRDYHVDNLMLLEGREGVAACGLLDFQDALFGAPAYDLMSLLEDARRDIPESLRVTLLTRYLSQRPEVDGRRFMADFQVLAAQRHAKVLGIFVRLARRDGKHGYLKHLPRVLRLFQRALDNEHLRPLAALLDSHLPNWRQPLESDVIAQRLASSESLRSIP; encoded by the coding sequence ATGAACCTGCCTTGTGAAACCACCCGCGCCGCCGCCCGCGAGACCTTTCTCGTCGGTTGCGGCCTGGCCGGAGAGGCGCTTACCGCGCTGCCGGCGGATGCCTCGGCGCGGCGCTATTTCCGCCTCGACGACAAGGGCCTGTTGCTGATGGACTCGCCGCCCGGCGCCGAGCCGCTGGCGCCGTACCTGCGGGTGGCGCAGTTGCTGCGCGACTGCGGGCTGTCGGCACCCAATGTGATGGCGGCCGACCGTGAGCTGGGCCTGGCGCTGGTGGAGGACTTCGGCCAGGACACCTATACCCGGTTGCTCGCCGCCGGCCACGACGAGATGGCGCTGTACCGTCTCGCCGTGGATGCCCTGGTGCGCCTGCATCGCGCCGGCCCGCAGGCGGCCGAAGGCGTACCCGCCTATGACTCCCAGAAACTGAGCGACGAAGCGGCATTGTTCATCGACTGGTACGCGCCATTGCTGGTGGGCGCCCAGTCCGCCGCACAACTTCGCGAGCGTTATCTGCTGGAGTTCGCCGCACTCTGGCGCGATGTCTCGATGCGCCGCGAAGTGCTGGTGTTGCGCGACTACCACGTCGATAACCTGATGCTGCTGGAGGGCAGGGAAGGCGTGGCTGCCTGCGGTCTGCTGGACTTCCAGGATGCGCTGTTCGGTGCGCCTGCCTACGACCTCATGTCCCTGCTGGAGGACGCGCGGCGCGACATACCCGAATCGCTGCGCGTGACCCTGCTGACCCGTTACCTCAGCCAACGCCCGGAGGTGGACGGCCGGCGTTTCATGGCCGACTTCCAGGTGCTGGCCGCCCAGCGCCACGCCAAGGTGCTGGGCATCTTCGTGCGCCTGGCCCGGCGCGATGGCAAGCATGGCTATCTCAAGCATTTGCCGCGCGTACTGCGGCTGTTCCAGCGCGCGCTCGACAACGAGCACCTGCGCCCCCTGGCGGCGCTGCTCGACTCTCACTTGCCGAACTGGCGCCAGCCGCTGGAGAGCGACGTGATCGCCCAGCGCCTGGCTTCATCCGAATCCCTGCGGAGCATTCCATGA
- a CDS encoding cupin domain-containing protein, which produces MKTPVIYRPLQVTELKDWGVIPTMLEGESHVSGVVLHKGPEGRSECGIWHCTPGKWFCHVTSDEFCHFLEGRCTYVHESGEVIEIESDTAAFFPKDWKGVCTVHETIKKVYMIR; this is translated from the coding sequence ATGAAGACCCCCGTTATCTACCGCCCGCTGCAAGTCACCGAACTCAAGGACTGGGGCGTGATCCCGACCATGCTCGAGGGCGAGTCCCACGTCAGCGGCGTGGTCCTGCACAAGGGGCCAGAAGGCCGGTCCGAATGCGGCATCTGGCACTGCACGCCGGGCAAGTGGTTCTGCCACGTGACCAGCGACGAGTTCTGCCACTTCCTCGAAGGCCGCTGCACCTACGTGCACGAGTCGGGTGAAGTGATCGAGATCGAGTCGGACACCGCCGCCTTCTTCCCCAAGGACTGGAAGGGCGTGTGCACCGTGCACGAGACCATCAAGAAGGTCTACATGATCCGGTGA
- a CDS encoding cupin domain-containing protein, with amino-acid sequence MAEFKGPFFNGAASAPHIRGARDYDDLVDWGVQSDALEGVSHSSGRLLFKGPNNSPETGLWVCTPGRWRLSIPRDELCHFVSGRATYRSDEGEVIEVEPDTLVLFPAGWTGECTVHTTLRNLYMLA; translated from the coding sequence ATGGCTGAGTTCAAGGGCCCCTTCTTTAATGGAGCGGCCAGCGCGCCGCACATCCGTGGCGCCCGCGACTACGACGACCTGGTGGACTGGGGCGTGCAGTCCGACGCGCTGGAAGGCGTCTCGCATTCCAGTGGTCGCCTGCTGTTCAAGGGGCCGAACAACAGCCCCGAGACCGGCCTGTGGGTCTGCACCCCCGGTCGCTGGCGGCTGTCGATCCCGCGCGACGAGCTGTGCCATTTCGTTTCGGGCCGGGCCACTTATCGCTCGGATGAGGGCGAGGTGATCGAGGTCGAGCCCGACACCCTGGTGCTGTTCCCGGCCGGCTGGACCGGTGAATGCACCGTGCACACCACACTGCGCAACCTCTACATGCTGGCGTGA
- a CDS encoding glycosyltransferase — MSSERKVIAFFPEAAYGPALNSVGIAQACEALGHKAVFLTDPGMTGVYSAYGFEEHYVNMSEPMPAEEMARYWTDFINGHIPNFRKAPIDQLDNYVKECWEAIVSTSKWAQKELPAILDRIKPDLICVDNVILFPAIKHYGKPWVRIISCSENEVHDPDIPPYLSGMSVDDKEGHARFQKRFEEVIAPIHADFNDFLAECGERPYPLGTFFEESPYMNLLLYPDPVKFQRRHPLPARQFHYLQGCVRSDKPYEIPQFKAHNDKPLLYVSFGSLGSGDVDLLKRLVTAIGKLPYRALFNVGEHVEKYTDLPDNVIVSNWYPQPSVIAQVDGVIHHGGNNSFTECLFFGKPAIVMPYVWDGHDNAMRAQESGHGLRMDRYDWSEQDLARNIAQLLGDDLMQERLARTSDYMRSRKGPEDAARILDQLMGGKAVNHG, encoded by the coding sequence ATGAGTAGTGAACGCAAGGTCATCGCCTTCTTCCCCGAGGCCGCCTACGGCCCGGCCCTCAATTCGGTAGGCATCGCCCAGGCCTGCGAGGCGCTGGGGCACAAGGCGGTGTTCCTCACCGATCCGGGCATGACCGGGGTGTACTCGGCGTACGGCTTCGAGGAGCACTACGTGAACATGTCCGAGCCGATGCCGGCGGAGGAGATGGCGCGCTACTGGACCGACTTCATCAACGGCCACATCCCCAACTTCCGCAAGGCGCCGATCGACCAGCTCGACAACTATGTGAAGGAGTGCTGGGAAGCCATCGTCTCCACCTCCAAGTGGGCGCAGAAGGAGCTGCCGGCGATCCTCGACCGGATCAAGCCGGACCTGATCTGCGTGGACAACGTGATCCTCTTCCCAGCGATCAAGCACTACGGCAAGCCGTGGGTGCGGATCATCTCCTGCTCGGAGAACGAGGTGCATGACCCGGACATCCCGCCCTACCTGTCGGGCATGAGCGTGGACGACAAGGAAGGCCACGCGCGCTTCCAGAAACGCTTCGAGGAAGTGATCGCGCCGATCCACGCCGACTTCAACGACTTCCTCGCCGAGTGTGGCGAGCGGCCGTACCCGCTGGGCACCTTCTTCGAAGAGTCGCCCTACATGAACCTGCTGCTGTACCCGGACCCGGTGAAGTTCCAGCGCCGCCATCCGCTGCCGGCGCGGCAGTTCCACTACCTGCAGGGCTGCGTGCGCAGCGACAAGCCCTACGAGATCCCGCAGTTCAAGGCGCACAACGACAAGCCGCTGCTCTACGTCAGCTTCGGCAGCCTCGGCTCGGGCGATGTCGACCTGCTCAAGCGCCTGGTCACCGCCATCGGCAAGTTGCCGTACCGCGCGCTGTTCAACGTCGGCGAGCACGTGGAGAAGTACACCGACCTGCCGGACAACGTGATCGTTTCCAACTGGTACCCGCAGCCCTCGGTGATCGCCCAGGTCGACGGGGTGATCCATCACGGCGGCAACAACAGCTTCACCGAGTGCCTGTTCTTCGGCAAACCGGCCATCGTCATGCCCTACGTCTGGGACGGCCATGACAACGCCATGCGGGCCCAGGAAAGCGGCCACGGCCTGCGCATGGATCGCTACGACTGGAGCGAGCAGGACCTGGCACGCAACATCGCCCAGCTGCTTGGCGACGACCTGATGCAGGAGCGCCTGGCGCGTACCAGCGACTACATGCGCTCGCGCAAGGGCCCGGAGGATGCCGCGCGCATCCTCGACCAACTGATGGGCGGCAAGGCGGTGAACCATGGCTGA